The DNA window AAAATATGATGCTTGCAGCCCATTCGCTGGGTCTGGGTAGCTGCTGGATTGGTGCAGGTGCTTTTATACAGCAGAGCCCTGAATTGCTGGATGACCTTGATATACCACATGATTTCGAGATAGTGGCACCGATAATACTGGGTTATCCAAGAAGCACACCATCTCCTATTGACAGATGCGAACCAATGGTATCATGGATATACAAGAAAAAAGATTAAAAAGTATTCCATTTTATAGGTAATTATATGAGATTCAGAAAAATACCGATTGGAATTGTCATCATACTGATAGCAGCTGCATCCATCGGTATTTATGAAATCTCAATATCCAAAAAAACATTAAGCGAACCCAGAGAAGTTGTAGAAGATGGTGAAAAACATCTGATTTTTTATGATAATAGTAATAAGCGAATACTGACTATCTCGATGCTGTATCATCAGGGATACAACAACAAAACCGGTGAAATACCATTAAGGGTTGCAGCCTCTCACAGTGAAAATACTGTTATAGAAAGCATGGATTTAACAGTCAAATATCCAAGAAGAGGGTCATGGATAGAAAAACGCGGTGATGTATTTTTGAAAACTCCCGATGGTTTTCCGTTCCCTGAAATACATTTTGAAAGAACAGAGAATTTTAACACCCGACTTGAAATCCCTGATATGAGCCCTCAAGGAAAGGGAACCGTTACTCTGCACTTTTTATTAAAACCTGCATGGAAAATTGAGGATAGTGCAAATATTACAGTTAATGTTAACACCGTTCTTAGTGAAAACCGATTATTTGGATACAAATACCATGCTCAAAAACAGACAACTTTAAAAATACCATCTGATTAAAGATTATATTTAATGGACAGCTTTTTTGAGTTTGGATTAATATGAACAGAAAAACTGTCAACCGTTTTTCAAAATGCAATGGAATAAAAAAATTACTGCCATAAAAAAATTACTGCCATTTTGATATTTCTGATTTTCCAATTAACCATGAAAACTGTCATAATGGCTAAACTGTAGATTGCATTGAAATTAATTATTATCCACTCTTACAAATACATAATCCTCCATCTCCTTGTCCACAGCATAACGGGTTTGGTCGAGATCGAAGACATAGGACGGATATGACTGTAACTGAGTTACCGGCATTCCCGGAAGAATGCCCATTGACATTAGTTTCTGCAGTTTCCCGTTATCCTGAATCACAAAGTATGCGATTTTACCCTTTTGATTGAGTTTTAATGCAGAAAGCGGTCTGACAATATTGCTTACTTCTTTATCATCCTTTTTACAGCATTCACCTTTTGGTATGGGATTGCCGTGAGGACAAGCTCTTGGATGACTGAGCAGTATGCAGACCTTGTCATCAACGCCGTCATGCAAAATATGCTCGAATCCTCATACTGATTTGTGAACGCCTTCCTTTTTATCCAGAACATCTACATGGCGTCTGACAACACTTTTTGCATTAAAGAAGCCAGTAAAGATGAACCGGATGTATTATTATAATTTATCTAATTCATCAAACCCTTATTCGAGAAATCGGTTCACAGATAAAGAACCTGAAAACATATTCTTAAGCGGGAGTCTTTGATAGATACGAACTCGACAAATAGGTATTTTATCCTGTTCTTGAACATCTTGGATTCAAAGTTGTCTGGAAAGGATTAAACGAGGATACAGCAGAAATTCAAAAGGTATGAAAGGAAAAATACTTTAATAAACACCCCATATATAATCAGTATAAGGGTTAAAAGAATAATTTTCGGGGTCTTATATGCAAAGTTTCAAACCAATTTATTTGTTTATAGCATTACTGGCGATCATATTGGGGATTGGTCCATTACTTGGAATATACATGGACTATCTCTGGTTTGGCATGGTCGATTATACATCCGTATTTACAACAATACTGCAATGGAAGATAGTCACTGTAATTCCGGGATTTATACTGGCTTTTATATTTCTGTATATCAACATTAAATTTGCCAGAAATTCCATAGATAAAATACTTACCGACAAACAAATCGCTTATGAAAAAATTGATTATCGACTATTCTTAATTGGTACTGTTTTCCTCTCATTCTTATTCGGACTTGTTTTTAGCGGCAACTGGAGAACTATCCTTCTATATCTTAATAGTACACCTTTCGGAATACAGGATCCAATTCTTTTAAATGATGTCGGATTTTATATATTTCAACTTCCATTCTTCCATATGCTAAGGGGAGTACTACTGGGTCTGGTAATAATTACATTAATTATTGCCGGTGCTCTTTATGTATACAGACTTCAACCTGTATTACTGACCCAAAGAGATGACACCGAAGAACCCTATGATATAAACCCTGAGATAAATATAAAAAACATAATGGACAAGGTTCCCAAAAGGGTACTGGTGCATGTATCTGTTCTCCTTGCTTTTATATTCGCCTTAATTGCTGTTGGATTCTTCCTGAACAGATATGAAATCTTGTTCACCCAGCAGGG is part of the Methanohalobium evestigatum Z-7303 genome and encodes:
- a CDS encoding metal-dependent transcriptional regulator, producing the protein MHDGVDDKVCILLSHPRACPHGNPIPKGECCKKDDKEVSNIVRPLSALKLNQKGKIAYFVIQDNGKLQKLMSMGILPGMPVTQLQSYPSYVFDLDQTRYAVDKEMEDYVFVRVDNN